The Sphingopyxis sp. YR583 DNA segment TTGACCTCGCCGTTCAATATCTCGACGCTGAATGACGTCCCGGTCGCGACGATCAGCTTGGCGCCGGCGACGACCGAGAAGGGTTTCAAGGGATTCTTTGCGACGTCGAACTTGGCGCGGCCTGATTTGAGGACCAGCTGACGCTTGTCCCCCGAGTAATCGACCGACACTTCTGACGCGGCGTCCATCGACAGGCGCGAGCCGTCATCCAGCATCACGACGCGGCGCTCGCCGAGCGCGGTTGCATAATCGACGCCCCGTGCATCGGGCGCCGGCGGCAGGACCATGAGGCTGATCGCCGCGACGAGCGACGCCGCGAGCGCGCCGAACGCCGAGCGCCGGACGAGCGGACGCTGCCACCAGGAGGGTTCATTGTCCTGACCGCCGAGCGCCGAGAGCGCGTCCATGCGCACCGAGACGCGGATCGGCGAGGTGTTGGCGCCGTCGAGCGCGCGCCAGATGAAGCTCGCGCGCTCGAAGGCGGCGTTGTTCCGGGGATCGGCTTCGAGCCAGGTTTCGAAGGCGCGCGCTTCCTCGGCCGTCAGCGGCCGCTCGGCGATCTTCATGCACCAGGCGCTGGCGGTTTCGGAGCGCTCGGACACGGGGGGATCGATATCGGTCATGGCTCCCTCTCCAACCGGTCGACCAGAAAGGCGAGACCGCGCCGGACATGTTTTTCGACGCCGCTCAGCGATATGCCGAGTTCGGAGGCGATCTTCTTCATCGGCAGCCCCTCGATGCGGTAGAGGACGAAGACGCGGCGCGTGCGCTCGGGCAGATCGCGCAGCGCAAGATCGAGTTCGCGGAGCAGCTCCTGTCCCTCGGCCAGGCGGTGCGGGTCGAGATATTCGACGCCGATGCCGGGCTGGTTCGCATAATCCTCCTTCACCGCGAGCCGGTAATGCTCGCGGCGCGCGCGGTCGCGCACGAGATTGGCGGCCATGGTGTAGAGATAGGCTTCGGGCTTCACGATAGTCTCAAGGTCGGCGTCGGCGAGACGCATAAAAACCTCCTGCGTCAGATCTTCGGCTTCCGACCAGGAGCGGACGCGCCGCGCAAAGAAGGTCAGCAGCAGCGGCCGATAGGCCGTGCTGAACGCTTCCAGTGCTGCGGGATCCCTGCTCACGGTCGTGGCCTGCACCTCCTCTTCCCGATAGGCATGACGCGGGAGTTCGCCAAACTAGTAAGGCCATAGCAAAAATATTCGCTCCGATCCGGAGCTAAGCGCTCGCCCCCGCTCATGACAAGAACTGCGGCGCAACGGCGAGGCCACAAGGGCGGCCCGAAGTCCGACCGTCCGCCGCCGCATTGGCTTTCGTCTGTTCGCCAGAGACGATAGTCCGGACCGCGAAGCGACGCGCGCGCGGCGCGGTGCGAGAAATTCAAGCTTCGTCGTTTCGAAGCTCGGTCCTTTTGCGCATCGTCCGCGACGCCGGTCCCGCAGTCATGGCAAACGAGAATTTCTGCTCAAACGCCGGAGGCATGACAGCAACCGAGCAGCGCCTGCCCCACCGATGCGGTCTCGGTCGCTAGCCCCGGCTGACTTTA contains these protein-coding regions:
- a CDS encoding FecR family protein, giving the protein MTDIDPPVSERSETASAWCMKIAERPLTAEEARAFETWLEADPRNNAAFERASFIWRALDGANTSPIRVSVRMDALSALGGQDNEPSWWQRPLVRRSAFGALAASLVAAISLMVLPPAPDARGVDYATALGERRVVMLDDGSRLSMDAASEVSVDYSGDKRQLVLKSGRAKFDVAKNPLKPFSVVAGAKLIVATGTSFSVEILNGEVNVVLFEGHVAVLDRVTKRPAVVPSSGRLSAVDALLQPGQELSLRENGASRLEPVDMARATAWEAGQLSFADEPLGQAVERMNRYSPTKLVVGDPEAAAVEISGVFNANNVDGFVSNVTGVFPVTTVRRGSETVFVTRK
- a CDS encoding RNA polymerase sigma factor — its product is MSRDPAALEAFSTAYRPLLLTFFARRVRSWSEAEDLTQEVFMRLADADLETIVKPEAYLYTMAANLVRDRARREHYRLAVKEDYANQPGIGVEYLDPHRLAEGQELLRELDLALRDLPERTRRVFVLYRIEGLPMKKIASELGISLSGVEKHVRRGLAFLVDRLEREP